Proteins encoded by one window of Sorex araneus isolate mSorAra2 chromosome 3, mSorAra2.pri, whole genome shotgun sequence:
- the LOC129403526 gene encoding keratin-associated protein 4-3-like, with translation MVNSCSSVCSGQGCGQGLSQETCCSPSCCQPTCCRSSCCRPSCCISSCCRPSYSSSSCCGSSCCRPSYCGSSCCRPSYSSSSCCGSSCCRPSCCVTSCYRPSCCGSSCCRPSCCGSSCCRPSCSSSSCCGSSCCRPSCCVTSCYRPSCCSSSCCRPSCCGSSCCRPSCSSSSCCGSSCCRPSCYISSCCRPSCCQTTCCKTTCCRPSC, from the exons ATGGTGAACTCTTGTAGCTCTGTCTGTTCTGGCCAGGGCTGCGGCCAAGGCCTCTCCCAGGAGACCTGCTGCAGCCCCAGCTGCTGTCAGCCCACCTGCTGTC GTTCCAGCTGCTGCCGTCCCTCCTGCTGCATCTCCAGCTGCTGCCGCCCCTCCTATTCTAGCTCCAGCTGCTGTGGTTCCAGCTGCTGCCGCCCCTCCTACTGTGGTTCCAGCTGCTGCCGCCCCTCCTATTCTAGCTCCAGCTGCTGTGGTTCCAGCTGTTGCCGCCCCTCCTGCTGTGTAACCAGCTGCTACCGCCCCTCCTGCTGTGGTTCCAGCTGCTGCCGCCCCTCCTGCTGTGGATCCAGCTGCTGCCGCCCCTCCTGTTCTAGCTCCAGCTGCTGTGGTTCCAGCTGCTGCCGCCCCTCCTGCTGTGTAACCAGCTGCTACCGCCCCTCCTGTTGCAGTTCCAGCTGCTGCCGCCCCTCCTGCTGTGGATCCAGCTGCTGCCGCCCCTCCTGTTCTAGCTCCAGCTGTTGTGGTTCCAGCTGCTGCCGCCCCTCCTGCTATATCTCCAGCTGCTGCCGCCCCTCCTGCTGCCAGACCACCTGCTGTAAAACAACTTGCTGTCGTCCTAGCTGCTAA